In Maribacter algicola, the sequence TTTCCCGGTCCTGGACTGGCAATACGTATTTTGGGAGACATAACTCGGGAAAAAGTGGCAATTTTACAGGAAGTAGACCATATTTTTATACAAGGTTTAAAGGAATGGGGACTTTATGATCAGGTCTGGCAGGCCGGAGCTATGCTTTTACCCGTAAATAGTGTAGGGGTGATGGGAGATGAGCGCACCTATGAAAAGTGCGTTGCCCTGAGAGCTGTGGAAAGTACGGATGGTATGACCGCGGATTGGGTAAATTTACCGTACGCATTTTTGCAAAAGACCTCGAACGATATTATAAACAAAGTACCCGGTGTAAATAGGGTGGTGTACGATATAAGCTCTAAACCCCCGGCGACCATAGAATGGGAATAATATGAAAAATTTAGTCAAGGTATTTTTTACCGTTTGTTTTAGTGTTTTTTTGGGATGCAAGGCCCTTGGCCAAAAATTTACGACCCATGCTGTAAAGCAGAATGAAACGTTGTACAGTATTGCCAAACAATACGGTGTTTCCCAGGAAGAAATTCTAAAATATAACAAGGAACTTAAAAGTGGGGAATCCTTGGGAATCAACACCATATTGGTAATTCCAAGTGCAAATGGTAAAGTGGTCGATACAAAGCCAAAGGGACCCGAAAAGGGCCAACCAGTAAATGGTGAAGTAGCGGAACTGGTCAACAGGATCATGAACGATTCCGTTGTCAAAAGGGAACCCATTGGATTCGTGGAACATAAGGTGAAGAAAAGGGAAACCTTGTACGGTATTGCAAAGGAATATGGCGTAACGGAAGAGGAAATAAAAAAATACAATACACAATTGTATGCCGCCCAACTGGATCGCAAAATGGTAATTAAAATCCCTAAATATAGAAAGGTAAAGGAACCTCAGAACACCATTGATGTAGGAGATTATGAGAAATACATTGTAGCGCCAAAGGAAACACGGTGGAGCATTGCCAATAAATACGGGATTACCATTGATAGCCTCTTGGTATTGAATCCGTCACTTTCAAAAACTTCGAATTACCTTCAGGAAGGTTACGAGCTATTACTTCCAAAAATTGCGGGTTCCACGGTAGAAAATCAGGAAACGCAATTATTTACATCCTATACGGTTCCCCCAAAGATGAATTTTTATAGGCTTGAGAAGGAATTTGGGGTAAAATCCGATGAAGTGGTGCGATTGAACCCAGAGATAACAGAACGTGGGGGACTCAAGGAAGGCATGATAATACGGTTGCCCGAAACAAAATTGGATCCCGGGGAAATCAATACCGATAACTATATTTTCTACGAAGTAAAACCCAAGCAGAACGAGTTTAGGTTAACGCGAAAGTTTGGTATGTCCTGGGAGGAATTGATAAAGCTCAACCCGGAACTTAGGGATGGTCTTAAAGCTGGAATGGTCCTTAAACTACCCAAAAATCAAGTGGGTGAATTTGAAGTTAGGAATTCATTGGTATTGGACAAGATCAATCTATTGGATAGCATAAACGTGGATAATAAGCCCAAGATAATGTTCCTATTGCCGTTCAGGTTGGATAAATTGGATTTGAACGATACCGAAACGGTTGAGTGGACCATACAAAACAGAAACAGTCTAAAATACAGTCTTGGTCTATATTCGGGGGCATTGGTAGCGTTGGATTCAATTAAATCCTTGGGTGTATCCGTTGATGTCAAAACATTTGACAATCGTCTAGATCTTCAAAGAACAAAGGAAATTTTACAGCGGGAAAACTTAGGGTCTTACAATGCTATTTTTGGCCCTTTGGATGTGCTTTCCCTTAAAGAGGCTTCAACACAGGCGGCTGGCTACGACCTGCCTGTTATTGCCCCTGTTCCCGCTAAAAGTGACATAAGTTTGGGAAACGTTTTTTTCTCCTACACGCCAGAGCATACCTTAAGGGAGCATATGCTTAGTTTTGTTCTTGAAAAACGGGTGGATGAAAATATCATCATCATCGCAGATGCCAAAAACAGGGTTGTAAAGGATTCTATTTTAAGAAAATTCCCAACTGCGAAAATAATTTCGGTTAAGGAAGAGGAAAAAAACATTGGTATCAATCGAGATAAGTTGGAGCTTCAATTGTCCAAGGAGACCGAGAATTGGGTATTTGTAGAATCAGATAATTTTAAATTGATATCCAGTGTGGTTTCCATTTTAAATTCCTTTCATAATTCTGTTTTGGATATAGAGGAGCCTAATGCCAAAAAGATTCGGGTACGCATGTTTACTACAGATAAGAACAATGCTTTTGACAACGATGTTATTTCAAGCACACACCTGTCCAATCTAAGGTTTACGTATCCGTCCGTATATAGGGAAGCTCCGTCGGATTCCTTTGAAAAAAGATATAAGGCACGTTTTGGGGTCGTGCCGGATAGATTTGCGGTCAGGGGTTTTGATGTGACTTTTGACCTTCTTCTAAAACTGGCATATAAGAACGATTTGTTGGATGTTTCCAAGTTTATTGGCGAAACCCAATACAGTGGTAGCAAATTCGACTACGAGAAGGATATTTCCTCTGGATATTTTAACAAGGCCTCTTATATCATGGGGTATGACAATATGTATATCAAGGAATTGGAGTAGTACAACCTCCAGTGCTTCGTTTTCGTTGTTTTTCCAACAATAATTCCCCAATCCCTTTGGTAATGTGGAGATATATATTGGTATTGAAAATTCTATTCACCTTTTATTCCTCTTTTATATGGGCTCAGGAAGAAATCCTATGGTCGCCCCACGGAAAATTGGAATGGAGGGATTTTCAGGGGGACGTTCCCCCAGGTTCCAAAGCCGCGGCCACTACGGCGAGCGGAATCAGTTATAGCTTTTCAACCTTTTTTGAAAATGGGGAGATGAAAGTGAATTACAAGGTAGAGTCCTTTTTTTATCCCACGAAATCATGGTTTAGACCAAAAATTTGCAACGATGTGACCTTGCTTCACGAACAGTTGCATTTCGATATTTCCGAAGTATTTGCCAGAAAAATGGATAGTGAAATGTCCGAAACAAAATTTACAAAAAACATCAAGCAAGAAGTTAGGCTACTTTACAAACGGATTTTAACGGAGTTGGATGCATTTCAAAGGCGGTACGATTTGGAAACCGATTTTTCCCGAAACATCGAGAAACAAAAACTCTGGCAGAAACAAATAAGTAGTATGCTCAAGGAGAATGAAAACTTTTAATTACTCGAACAGGCTGTTCTCAAATCTGCAAAAGACTGCCTAGTACTTTCCGATAAGTAGTCCCTACAGGTCCTTTCCAAGTCGTCTAAATCTGCTATAATTGCAGTACAACTTCTATCAGGGTTTGCTTCATTTGTGTCCTCAAATTCTTGTACACGGTTTGCACATGTCAAAGCTTCCGTAGTTTCATCAAAAGCGTCCTTTACTTGTTTTACACAGCTGGAAAGTAGCAATATCGATAAAGTTAAAGCAGTTAGGTTTTTTAATTTCATGATTTTGATTTTGTGGTAAAAAGGTCGGGATTTTGGTTTGCAATAAAAAGCTAACGAATAAAAAACCCTTTTCTTGTGAAAAGGGTCAATTAAGTCTTGTAGCCAATTACTTTATCTAAACATCACATATCGTTACACCTTGTTTTAGGGCTGCAATCTTATCTTCCCAACTGGGCACAAATTCTTGGGCAACATATCCTGTATATCCTGTATCCAAAATAGCTTTCATGACTGCTGGATAAAAAATCTCCTGGGTTTCGTCTATTTCATGGCGTCCCGGATTGCCTCCGGTGTGGTAGTGGCCGTAATACTGATGATAGTCCTGTATATTCCTGATTATATCACCTTCCATTATTTGCATATGATAAATATCGTAAAGGAGTTTAAAGTTATCAGAACCAATGGTCTCACAAAGGGACACTCCCCACTCGGATGTATCGCACATATAATCCTTGTGGTTTACCTTGCTATTTAATAATTCCATTTGAATAACTACTCCATGCTCTTCGGCCATCGGTATAATTTCCTTAAGCCCTTTGGCACAGTTCCGCAGTCCTACCATGTCGTTCATACCGTTTCTATTTCCGCTAAAACAGATCAGGTTGGTGTACCCTCCTTCAGCGACCAAGGGAATGACACGTTTATAATCTTCAATAAGTTCTTTATGGTATTGCGGGTCGTTCCATCCTTTTTCAATACCAAGACCGGCTCCCCAACACATAGAGGCATGGATATTATATTTCTTTAGTAATGGAAATTGTTCCGCGTCCACCAAATCTATTGCCCTAATATCCAGTTTGTTCAACTCTTGTAAAAACGTTTCGAAAGGGATAGAACCATAGCACCAATAGCAAGCACTATGGTTGATATTATGCTTAAGCTTAAAAGGTTTTTCAGAGAGGTTGGTTTCCGTAACTGTTTTGGCAGAAGCCATAAAACCAACGGAAGCCGCAGCGGATGTGCCTATAAAGTCTCGTCTTTTCATCTGTTAATTTTTAAAGTACACATGCAATCGGCAATTTTAATCTTTTCAATGAAAAGATTTTAAAATGCCCATTTCATATTGATTGTTAAAGTTGATTTCCTAAAGATAATTTTTTTAGCTTTAAAAAATGGATTTAAAACCGGATAACCAAAAATTAATTGAATTGGCACATTATAGAATGCCATACGGAAAATATAAAGGCCGCTATTTGGTGGACTTGCCTGAACCGTATCTGGTTTGGTTCCAACAAAAAGGGTTTCCTGATGGAAAATTGGGAGAATTGTTGCGTTCTATGCTGGAAATCAAAACAAATAGTTTGGAAACCTTAATTAGGGGAATCCAAAAACATTTTCCAAAGGAAAGTCCTTAAGTTTTATTCTCAATTTGTACTTTTGTGTCCCGTAACATAGAAATCGCAAAATGGCACAAACCAAATACATCTTCGTTACGGGAGGCGTTACTTCATCCCTGGGAAAGGGTATCATTGCCGCATCTTTGGCAAAACTGCTTCAATCCAGAGGATACAAAACAACCATTCAAAAATTAGACCCCTACATCAATGTAGATCCTGGTACGCTCAACCCTTACGAACATGGTGAATGTTATGTTACGGATGATGGTGCGGAAACCGATTTAGATCTTGGCCATTATGAGCGGTTTTTAAATGTGAGAACATCCCAGGCAAA encodes:
- a CDS encoding LysM peptidoglycan-binding domain-containing protein produces the protein MKNLVKVFFTVCFSVFLGCKALGQKFTTHAVKQNETLYSIAKQYGVSQEEILKYNKELKSGESLGINTILVIPSANGKVVDTKPKGPEKGQPVNGEVAELVNRIMNDSVVKREPIGFVEHKVKKRETLYGIAKEYGVTEEEIKKYNTQLYAAQLDRKMVIKIPKYRKVKEPQNTIDVGDYEKYIVAPKETRWSIANKYGITIDSLLVLNPSLSKTSNYLQEGYELLLPKIAGSTVENQETQLFTSYTVPPKMNFYRLEKEFGVKSDEVVRLNPEITERGGLKEGMIIRLPETKLDPGEINTDNYIFYEVKPKQNEFRLTRKFGMSWEELIKLNPELRDGLKAGMVLKLPKNQVGEFEVRNSLVLDKINLLDSINVDNKPKIMFLLPFRLDKLDLNDTETVEWTIQNRNSLKYSLGLYSGALVALDSIKSLGVSVDVKTFDNRLDLQRTKEILQRENLGSYNAIFGPLDVLSLKEASTQAAGYDLPVIAPVPAKSDISLGNVFFSYTPEHTLREHMLSFVLEKRVDENIIIIADAKNRVVKDSILRKFPTAKIISVKEEEKNIGINRDKLELQLSKETENWVFVESDNFKLISSVVSILNSFHNSVLDIEEPNAKKIRVRMFTTDKNNAFDNDVISSTHLSNLRFTYPSVYREAPSDSFEKRYKARFGVVPDRFAVRGFDVTFDLLLKLAYKNDLLDVSKFIGETQYSGSKFDYEKDISSGYFNKASYIMGYDNMYIKELE
- a CDS encoding DUF922 domain-containing protein, giving the protein MWRYILVLKILFTFYSSFIWAQEEILWSPHGKLEWRDFQGDVPPGSKAAATTASGISYSFSTFFENGEMKVNYKVESFFYPTKSWFRPKICNDVTLLHEQLHFDISEVFARKMDSEMSETKFTKNIKQEVRLLYKRILTELDAFQRRYDLETDFSRNIEKQKLWQKQISSMLKENENF
- a CDS encoding hydroxypyruvate isomerase family protein, translating into MKRRDFIGTSAAASVGFMASAKTVTETNLSEKPFKLKHNINHSACYWCYGSIPFETFLQELNKLDIRAIDLVDAEQFPLLKKYNIHASMCWGAGLGIEKGWNDPQYHKELIEDYKRVIPLVAEGGYTNLICFSGNRNGMNDMVGLRNCAKGLKEIIPMAEEHGVVIQMELLNSKVNHKDYMCDTSEWGVSLCETIGSDNFKLLYDIYHMQIMEGDIIRNIQDYHQYYGHYHTGGNPGRHEIDETQEIFYPAVMKAILDTGYTGYVAQEFVPSWEDKIAALKQGVTICDV
- a CDS encoding DUF3820 family protein — protein: MDLKPDNQKLIELAHYRMPYGKYKGRYLVDLPEPYLVWFQQKGFPDGKLGELLRSMLEIKTNSLETLIRGIQKHFPKESP